Proteins co-encoded in one Fusarium musae strain F31 chromosome 3, whole genome shotgun sequence genomic window:
- a CDS encoding hypothetical protein (EggNog:ENOG41) — MDSIATTKAEADAHLETLRQKRGVGRGQQEDVSDQLYKASTHFILELIQNADDNQYGSEIVPSLRLALYKNEGQGYFRSDCNEVGFTFKQLDALTRVGQSTKTASINDSKSYIGEKGIGFKSVFKVADVVHVASGLYEFKFDRNTRIGMVLPITSQFPATDRVVDHTQFLLELKSQRDYDIIKKELNSIEPDLLLFLRNLHQVHISTYGSNKVYQRKTTKFDARYKGEAVEISVQSDDITSKEFIVHRHVVEKLPPEPQREGVISSEVVLAFTVDSEANPVANTQKVFAFLPVDDFGFRVSDL, encoded by the exons ATGGATTCCATTGCAACCACCAAGGCCGAGGCGGATGCCCATTTGGAAACTCTTCGTCAAAAGAGGGGCGTTGGTAGAGGACAACAAGAGGA CGTTTCAGATCAACTATACAAAGCTTCAACCCATTTCATTCTCGAATTAATCCAGAATGCAGATGATAACCAATATGGTTCTGAAATTGTGCCCAGTCTGCGACTGGCATTATATAAAAATGAAGGTCAGGGATATTTCCGGTCTGACTGTAACGAAGTTGGCTTCACATTCAAGCAACTTGACGCTCTTACACGAGTGGGTCAAAGCACCAAAACCGCCAGCATTAACGACTCAAAGTCGTACATCGGTGAAAAGGGCATCGGATTCAAGTCCGTGTTCAAGGTAGCTGATGTGGTCCACGTCGCAAGTGGGCTTTATGAATTCAAGTTTGACCGCAATACTCGCATCGGAATGGTTCTTCCCATTACCTCACAATTTCCTGCCACAGATCGCGTGGTTGATCATACGCAATTCCTGCTGGAGTTGAAAAGTCAACGCGACTACGATATTATTAAGAAGGAACTAAACAGTATCGAGCCAGACCTGCTGCTCTTTCTACGTAATCTGCACCAGGTTCATATATCGACTTACGGCTCGAACAAGGTTTATCAACGTAAGACCACGAAATTCGACGCAAGATATAAAGGAGAAGCTGTGGAGATATCTGTTCAAAGCGACGATATTACATCAAAAGAATTCATCGTACACCGACATGTTGTCGAGAAGCTACCCCCAGAACCCCAGAGAGAAGGCGTGATTTCTTCTGAGGTCGTACTAGCGTTTACAGTCGACAGTGAAGCTAATCCCGTAGCCAACACTCAAAAGGTGTTTGCTTTCCTCCCAGTTGACGATTTTGGATTCCGCGTAAGTGATCTTTAG
- a CDS encoding hypothetical protein (EggNog:ENOG41) — translation MSQVIIIGGGLATSIVNDSQGPVLALALHKHEISSTIYELRPKAYRSGGNIAIAPNAARVLDHIGVYGQLRTQGFNYEEISFENGSGKVLGKFLNGSQKHYNFSALRIKRSLVHDELLAACEQRGIPIHYEKKFERIVSETDENATALFEDGEEVTAGFVIGCDGIHSKVRNDIQVVRPEFSGLMGIMGSVMEEELTSMHATSRPPLPSMMFGANGSFAIMPSSFDGKEIGYFATIEAQDRSQDEWSRLSQNKDELHKWLTDRFNTSDLHWPPLVQELCEKTPIDGLTSWPFFSVPELKDWKSTAGRVIVIGDAAHAIPPTGGQGAAMAFEDAETLSYVLGRLRDLHLAHAGGSHKLFAGDILNKWQRHRQDRIVKVLDFTSKNGTLRKSSPHVYEQAAKEWIIWAAFKFMGAEAGAKWLYTYNAENVLGVIV, via the exons ATGTCGCAGGTAATAATCATCGGGGGCGGGCTCGCG ACATCGATCGTTAACGACTCTCAGGGCCCGGTCCTAGCTTTGGCCCTACACAAGCACGAAATCTCGAGTACGATATATGAGCTGCGACCAAAAGCCTACAGGTCGGGAGGCAATATCGCGATAGCCCCCAACGCCGCTCGGGTGCTGGACCACATTGGTGTATATGGGCAACTACGCACCCAAGGGTTCAACTATGAGGAGATCTCATTCGAGAATGGTTCAGGAAAGGTGCTAGGGAAGTTTCTGAACGGAAGCCAAAAGCACTATAACTTTAGTGCTCTTCGAATTAAGCGTTCCCTTGTGCATGACGAGCTCTTGGCCGCCTGCGAGCAGCGCGGCATCCCTATTCATTACGAGAAGAAGTTCGAGCGCATTGTATCAGAAACGGATGAGAACGCGACTGCATTGTTCGAGGACGGAGAGGAAGTCACCGCCGGGTTCGTCATTGGATGTGATGGCATTCACTCAAAGGTGAGAAATGATATCCAAGTTGTCCGGCCGGAATTCAGTGGCCTGATGGGTATCATGGGGTCGgtcatggaagaagagcttaCCTCGATGCATGCAACATCGCgccctcctctcccttcaATGATGTTCGGCGCTAATGGTTCATTTGCCATTATGCCGTCCAGCTTCGACGGCAAAGAGATTGGATATTTTGCTACTATTGAAGCACAAGATCGCAGCCAGGACGAGTGGTCTCGATTATCCCAGAACAAGGACGAGCTTCATAAGTGGCTCACGGATCGCTTCAACACCTCCGATTTACATTGGCCTCCTCTAGTCCAAGAGCTTTGCGAGAAAACTCCAATCGACGGTCTGACAAGCTGGCC ATTCTTCTCTGTTCCTGAACTTAAGGACTGGAAATCCACTGCTGGACGAGTAATCGTCATCGGCGATGCGGCACACGCGATCCCACCGACCGGTGGTCAAGGAGCAGCTATGGCCTTCGAGGATGCCGAAACACTCTCTTACGTGCTAGGGCGCCTTCGCGACCTCCACCTTGCTCATGCTGGTGGTAGCCATAAGTTGTTTGCGGGCGACATCCTCAACAAGTGGCAGCGACACCGACAGGATCGCATTGTCAAAGTCTTGGATTTCACTTCCAAAAATGGAACTCTGCGCAAGAGTAGTCCGCATGTATATGAACAGGCGGCTAAGGAATGGATCATTTGGGCTGCTTTCAAGTTCATGGGTGCTGAAGCTGGCGCCAAGTGGCTGTATACCTACAATGCAGAGAATGTGCTCGGCGTAATCGTCTAG
- a CDS encoding hypothetical protein (EggNog:ENOG41) produces MASIMSAPDYSMAATSRSHLSVRLPKETLYSSLRESSRYFNFDSETAKLARDADEWLATHPNGSGSKEKDVNGISRPSSIAPSNFSVRSLPADYSMPEYHGRDFSHPVMGSVRHNEIRPRSAAPTESTEKLRSSPPVDGVEPTGPDQEYPTGVKLALITLALCLAVFVMALDNSIIATAIPRITDAFESLNDVGWYGSAYMLTTAALQLFFGKLYTYGSIKWTFLSAIAIFEVGSLICGVAPDSVTLIVGRAIAGVGGAGIFAGALTILAFSVPLHKRPIYTGLVSGMWGISSVAGPLLGGLFTDKVSWRWCFYINLPIGAITVVVILFFFPEPRRDIEPATWRVRFWQLDPIGTAIFMPAIVCLLLALQWGGVDYDWDDSVITSLFMLAAFLLILFVYVQYKMDENATVPPRIFKKRTVWAGAWFSFNTGACFLTAMYFLPIWFQAVQGQSPIMSGVRNLPMLLGIVLCAMAAGAAVTAWGYYTPFMIAGSVLMAIGFGIITTFEVETSTAKWIGYQLIAGIGVGIGLQQSLIAVQVVCEMVDVPTATALIVFAQTLGGALCVTAGNTVFTNTLINKINEHVPGLDPYSVIATGATNIRSVIREEWLDGVILAYNDALTTSFYVGAGTASATIIGALLVEWRSVKGHEIEMGAA; encoded by the exons atggcttcTATCATGTCTGCCCCAGACTACTCGATGGCTGCGACGAGTCGTTCGCACCTGAGTGTACGTCTGCCAAAAGAAACTCTTTACTCATCTTTGAGGGAATCTTCTCGCTACTTTAACTTTGACTCAGAGACAGCCAAGCTTGCccgagatgctgatgagtGGCTTGCAACGCATCCCAACGGTTCGGGATCTAAGGAAAAGGATGTCAACGGTATAAGTCGACCTTCGTCAATTGCTCCAAGCAACTTTAGTGTTCGATCTTTACCAGCAGACTACAGTATGCCAGAGTATCATGGTAGAGACTTTTCTCATCCTGTCATGGGCTCAGTGCGCCATAACGAGATTAGACCTCGATCCGCTGCTCCAACAGAGAGTACTGAGAAGCTTCGGTCATCACCCCCTGTAGACGGTGTTGAGCCCACAGGACCTGATCAAGAGTATCCCACTGGAGTGAAGCTCGCCTTGATTACCCTCGCTCTTTGTCTCGCCGTCTTTGTCATGGCCCTGG ACAATTCCATCATTGCAACCGCAATTCCCAGAATCACCGATGCTTTCGAGAGTCTCAACGACGTGGGGTGGTACGGCTCAGCATACATGCTCACAACGGCCGCACTGCAGCTGTTCTTTGGTAAGCTGTATACCTACGGCAGCATCAAGTGGACCTTTCTGTCAGCCATTGCTATCTTTGAGGTCGGTAGCCTCATCTGCGGTGTCGCCCCCGACAGTGTCACCCTCATCGTGGGACGAGCTATCGCCGGCGTCGGTGGCGCTGGCATATTTGCTGGTGCGCTCACCATCCTTGCCTTCTCGGTACCTCTTCATAAGAGACCTATCTATACTGGTCTTGTCAGTGGTATGTGGGGTATTTCTTCCGTTGCTGGGCCTCTGCTTGGTGGTCTCTTTACAGACAAGGTTTCATGGCGTTGGTGTTTCTACATCAACCTTCCCATCGGCGCCATCACCGTCGTtgtcattctcttcttcttccccgaGCCCAGGCGTGATATCGAGCCTGCGACATGGCGCGTTCGCTTCTGGCAGCTTGATCCCATCGGGACTGCCATCTTCATGCCCGCCATCGTGTGTCTCTTGCTTGCTCTGCAATGGGGTGGTGTCGACTACGACTGGGATGACTCGGTCATCACATCTCTCTTCATGCTCGCTgcctttcttctcatcttgttTGTCTACGTGCAGTACAAGATGGACGAAAACGCCACTGTGCCTCCTCGTATCTTCAAGAAGCGCACCGTCTGGGCTGGCGCCTGGTTCTCATTCAATACGGGCGCGTGTTTCCTCACTGCCATGTACTTCCTGCCAATTTGGTTCCAGGCTGTACAAGGACAAAGCCCTATCATGTCGGGCGTGAGAAACCTCCCGATGCTTCTCGGTATTGTTCTCTGCGCCATGGCCGCCGGTGCTGCCGTCACTGCCTGGGGCTACTACACGCCTTTCATGATCGCCGGCTCAGTCCTCATGGCCATCGGCTTCGGCATCATTACCACATTTGAAGTTGAAACATCGACAGCCAAATGGATAGGCTACCAGCTTATCGCCGGTATTGGCGTAGGGATTGGACTCCAGCAATCCCTCATCGCCGTCCAAGTCGTCTGTGAAATGGTCGACGTCCCCACAGCCACAGCCCTCATCGTCTTTGCTCAAACCCTCGGCGGTGCGCTCTGCGTCACCGCTGGTAACACTGTCTTCACGAACAcgctcatcaacaagatcaatgAGCATGTGCCCGGTCTAGATCCGTACTCTGTCATTGCGACTGGTGCGACCAATATTCGCAGTGTGATTAGAGAGGAGTGGCTTGATGGAGTGATTCTCGCGTACAACGACGCGTTGACGACGAGTTTCTATGTTGGTGCTGGAACCGCGTCGGCGACGATCATTGGTGCGTTGTTGGTGGAGTGGAGGAGCGTCAAGGGTCATGAAATTGAGATGGGAGCGGCTTAG
- a CDS encoding hypothetical protein (EggNog:ENOG41), whose translation MQSEWKQISTVFREQPLVLVQKPEPRWLDHLSCVWDAPGALKQVTRLRNRYPTCRQLFISILGVRQASTEDIVEELCSVSDEGDLVVQRFSELFFLLKEYVVDHEELSKDQVRRIREAAMKFIWSKLSMQGRYA comes from the exons ATGCAATCCGAGTGGAAGCAGATAAG CACAGTTTTCCGGGAACAGCCCCTTGTGCTAGTTCAAAAACCCGAGCCAAGATGGCTAGACCATCTCTCCTGCGTCTGGGATGCCCCAGGTGCTCTGAAGCAGGTCACAAGACTCAGAAATCGCTATCCCACATGCAGACAGTTATTCATATCCATTCTGGGTGTGAGGCAAGCCAGCACTGAAGATATCGTTGAGGAACTGTGTTCTGTCTCAGATGAGGGCGATCTGGTTGTCCAGCGTTTCAGCGAGCTGTTCTTCCTGCTGAAGGAATACGTTGTTGACCATGAAGAGCTGAGCAAGGATCAGGTTCGAAGAATCCGAGAAGCCGCG ATGAAGTTCATCTGGAGCAAGCTTTCGATGCAGGGTCGCTATGCTTAG
- a CDS encoding hypothetical protein (EggNog:ENOG41) produces the protein MTAARRLPTIQRRTFLPDQYTDKKVIDQKYPEPPRLSEAEDPGMNGGYINPPRIKRQFRDPHAGWWDPQERRNFGEPIHEDNDVLGIFSPWEYTWTTAGPGAVMVGTFIAVFLSVTGVVYLNYPDRPAYPREFEGGLERELGGPGATRARMEGDEEP, from the exons ATGACAGCTGCTCGACGACTTCCCACGATCCAACGCCGAACCTTTCTCCCCGATCAGTATACCGACAAGAAGGTCATTGACCAGAAGTACCCCGAGCCTCCCAGATTGAGTGAGGCCGAGGACCCCGGAATG AATGGCGGCTACATCAACCCTCCCCGAATCAAGCGACAGTTCCGTGACCCTCATGCAGGCTGGTGGGATCCTCAGGAGCGACGAAACTTTGGTGAACCCATCCACGAGGATAACGATGTTCTTGGAATCTTTTCTCCCTGGGAGTACACCTGGACTACCGCTGGTCCTGGTGCCGTCATGGTCGGAACCTTTATCGCCGTTTTCCTGAGCGTTACCGGAGTTGTCTACCTCAACTATCCCGATCGACCTGCTTATCCCCGAGAGTTTGAGGGTGGTCTGGAACGAGAGCTTGGTGGCCCTGGAGCTACAAGG GCTCGCATGGAGGGTGATGAGGAACCTTGA
- a CDS encoding hypothetical protein (EggNog:ENOG41): MRSMVTFWFIYLTLWTVDRLLYGFLWYAAQLVYGVAPFFMYNSFGRAWPRIQSFVEAVRLNEVPGRRIGAAGFCWGGRPVLFLTHPDARTAEGNPLVDAVFTGHPSGLCLPGDAEKVTKPVSVAIGDTDIVTSMSQIDVMKNVWQSLGDVPTEVVVYRGAGHGFCVRVDPSNQNQFQQSKEAEYQALRWFDKHLG; this comes from the exons ATGCGCTCTATGGTAACTTTCTGGTTTATCTACCTGACTTTATGGACGGTCGACCGGCTCCTTTATGGCTTCTT GTGGTATGCCGCACAGCTCGTGTATGGAGTTGCTCCGTTCTTCATGTATAACAGCTTTGGTCGCGCCTGGCCAAGAATCCAGTCTTTCGTTGAGGCTGTCCGTTTAAATGAAGTACCTGGACGACGTATAGGAGCCGCCGGATTCTGCTGGGGAGGCAGGCCGGTACTATTCCTTACACATCCAGATGCCAGGACTGCGGAGGGTAATCCACTCGTTGATGCAGTCTTTACAGGTCACCCTAGCGGTTTATGCCTGCCTGGCGATGCAGAAAAGGTTACCAAGCCTGTGTCCGTTGCTATTGGAGACACAGATATAGTTACTTCTATGTCACAGattgatgtgatgaagaatgtCTGGCAGAGCTTAGGAGATGTTCCGACAGAGGTGGTTGTGTACCGAGGAGCTGGCCATGGCTTCTGCGTCCGTGTAGACCCCAGCAATCAGAATCAATTTCAGCAAAGCAAAGAGGCTGAATATCAGGCCTTGAGATGGTTTGATAAGCACCTCGGCTAG